One genomic segment of Allocatelliglobosispora scoriae includes these proteins:
- a CDS encoding DUF4240 domain-containing protein, protein MQESGFWDVIDDAYASLECGYYDEDHPGAAVAQAWLDGLAGLPPAEVLDFAVHFEAALERAWRPEVWAAACLLTGGTPDDIHAAFGYEDRFLDFRASLVALGSASFGTVVADPDALADLPDLEAVERGDWDLFMKLDGVAEDAYAQAGGGVLASVLAGRLGGPPHRGAPADETWWVPDSVSRQRFPRLAARFPHGMP, encoded by the coding sequence ATGCAGGAGTCCGGGTTCTGGGATGTCATCGACGACGCGTACGCGTCATTGGAGTGCGGCTACTACGACGAGGACCACCCGGGTGCCGCGGTCGCGCAGGCGTGGCTCGACGGACTGGCCGGGTTGCCGCCCGCCGAGGTGCTCGACTTCGCCGTCCACTTCGAGGCGGCGCTGGAGCGGGCCTGGCGTCCCGAGGTCTGGGCGGCGGCGTGCCTGCTCACCGGCGGCACCCCCGACGACATCCACGCGGCCTTCGGCTACGAGGACCGGTTCCTCGACTTCCGGGCGAGCCTGGTCGCGCTCGGCAGCGCGTCGTTCGGCACGGTCGTGGCCGACCCGGACGCGTTGGCCGACCTACCGGATCTGGAGGCGGTGGAGCGCGGTGACTGGGACCTGTTCATGAAGCTCGACGGGGTGGCCGAGGACGCGTATGCGCAGGCCGGCGGCGGGGTGCTCGCGAGCGTGCTGGCGGGAAGGCTCGGCGGCCCGCCGCACCGGGGCGCCCCGGCGGATGAGACGTGGTGGGTGCCCGACAGCGTGTCGCGGCAACGCTTCCCGCGGCTGGCCGCCCGGTTCCCCCACGGCATGCCGTGA
- a CDS encoding VOC family protein — translation MEILGLVFAGSATAERAAMAAFVESTLGLRRAPDHDPADSDIFELPDGSRFGVADEREPGGGTSRTIGFLVADLDAAVAELQAAGVETEEPAETDRQRYAHFHAPDGRLYELVQELPC, via the coding sequence ATGGAGATCCTCGGGCTGGTATTCGCCGGCAGCGCCACCGCCGAACGCGCGGCGATGGCCGCGTTCGTCGAGTCGACCCTGGGCCTGCGGCGCGCCCCGGACCACGACCCCGCCGACTCCGACATCTTCGAACTGCCCGACGGTTCGCGGTTCGGCGTCGCCGATGAGCGCGAGCCGGGCGGCGGGACCTCCCGCACGATCGGCTTCCTCGTGGCGGACCTCGACGCGGCGGTCGCGGAGCTGCAGGCCGCCGGTGTGGAGACCGAAGAACCGGCGGAGACCGACCGCCAGCGGTATGCACACTTCCACGCCCCGGACGGCAGGCTCTACGAGCTGGTCCAGGAGCTGCCGTGCTGA
- a CDS encoding adenylate kinase has protein sequence MTSRPARILVYGVTGSGKTTLAARIGERFSLPWHSVDDLTWEPGWVEVPPPVQRERIAAICAGDAWVLDSAYGSWLDVPLGTADLVVGLDYPRWLSLGRLLRRTVRRSVAGTVVCNGNRESLKSLLSRDSIVVWHFRSFARKRARMRSWQAAPHGPAVLLFRSPGEAERWLRTV, from the coding sequence GTGACGAGCAGACCCGCCCGGATCCTGGTCTACGGCGTGACCGGGTCGGGAAAGACCACCCTCGCCGCCCGGATCGGCGAGCGCTTCAGCCTGCCCTGGCACTCCGTCGACGACCTGACCTGGGAACCCGGCTGGGTCGAGGTGCCGCCACCGGTGCAGCGGGAGCGGATCGCGGCGATCTGCGCCGGGGACGCGTGGGTGCTCGACTCCGCTTACGGCTCCTGGCTCGACGTCCCGCTCGGCACGGCGGACCTCGTCGTCGGACTCGACTACCCGCGCTGGCTGTCGCTGGGACGGTTGCTGCGGCGCACCGTCCGGCGGTCGGTCGCCGGGACCGTCGTCTGCAACGGCAACCGGGAATCGCTGAAGAGCCTGCTGTCCCGCGACTCGATCGTGGTGTGGCACTTCCGCTCCTTCGCCCGCAAGCGGGCCCGGATGCGCAGCTGGCAGGCCGCACCCCACGGTCCGGCGGTGCTGCTGTTCCGTTCGCCCGGCGAGGCCGAACGCTGGCTCCGGACCGTGTGA
- a CDS encoding RNA polymerase sigma factor — MTSDGPRSEAWHDALTDKYRDEVLRMLVRNLGGYPEEARDLTAHTFETAWRRRDHVPDDPRAWLMRTARNFLRNHLRANHRRPLDLVEPDVMNTPGWLVTEDISDTISTLVDVKRALLLLEREEQVLLWARYVDDATTAELASSLGISQNAVHQRLVRARTNLRRLVERNPGAAERGPGVDARGSLQR, encoded by the coding sequence GTGACCAGCGACGGTCCCCGTAGTGAAGCGTGGCATGACGCGCTGACCGATAAGTACCGCGACGAGGTGCTGCGCATGCTGGTACGCAACCTCGGCGGCTACCCCGAGGAGGCACGGGACCTGACGGCGCACACCTTCGAGACCGCCTGGCGGCGGCGTGACCACGTGCCCGACGACCCTCGGGCCTGGCTGATGCGCACCGCCCGCAACTTCCTGCGCAACCACCTGCGCGCCAACCACCGGCGCCCGCTCGACCTGGTCGAGCCGGACGTGATGAACACCCCCGGCTGGCTGGTGACCGAGGACATCAGCGACACGATCAGCACGCTCGTCGACGTGAAACGGGCTCTGCTGCTGCTCGAACGCGAGGAGCAGGTCCTGCTCTGGGCACGTTATGTGGACGACGCGACCACCGCCGAGCTCGCGTCATCGCTCGGGATCAGCCAGAACGCCGTACACCAGCGGCTTGTCCGGGCGCGGACCAACCTGCGGCGCCTGGTGGAGCGCAACCCCGGCGCTGCCGAGCGCGGGCCGGGCGTCGATGCGAGGGGGAGTTTGCAGCGATGA
- a CDS encoding peptidase inhibitor family I36 protein, whose amino-acid sequence MAVRGRWAVIATVVLSLTAPPAPAQAAPTPAPHSAQELIDDYLAAAPGGVQIGPNEISYDGGKFVVTLTRPRSSLAATADCPSGWFCFYDGVNYTYPRGKLSDCGWQDLAWWGWHDRTESVHYNFSSGSVSYLNHRTQPDHSDDLFLFSVSSANKTDADVTPYRNMADHVYRNC is encoded by the coding sequence ATGGCCGTCAGAGGACGGTGGGCCGTCATCGCCACCGTCGTTCTCTCCCTCACCGCACCGCCCGCTCCCGCCCAGGCCGCGCCGACGCCGGCGCCGCACTCCGCGCAGGAGCTGATCGACGACTACCTCGCCGCCGCACCCGGCGGTGTCCAGATCGGCCCCAACGAGATCAGCTACGACGGCGGGAAGTTCGTCGTCACGCTCACCCGGCCGCGCTCCTCCCTGGCGGCGACCGCCGACTGCCCGTCAGGCTGGTTCTGCTTCTACGACGGGGTGAACTACACCTATCCCCGAGGCAAATTGTCGGACTGCGGCTGGCAGGACCTCGCCTGGTGGGGCTGGCACGACCGGACCGAGTCCGTGCACTACAACTTCAGCAGCGGGTCGGTCTCCTATCTCAACCACCGCACCCAGCCCGATCACTCCGACGACCTGTTCCTCTTCTCGGTCAGCTCCGCCAACAAGACCGACGCCGACGTGACGCCATACCGCAACATGGCCGATCACGTGTATCGCAACTGCTGA
- a CDS encoding pyridoxamine 5'-phosphate oxidase family protein — translation MGKVHERIDGRLREFIESQHIFFTATAPLTGDGKVNLSPKGLAGSLAILDEVTLAYLDFAGSNAETIAHLRENGRITLMWCAFQGPPNIVRVHGRGEPVFRDDPRWDGLMARFPDIDTSLHGHRAIIVVHADLIRDSCGFAVPLMTYDDDRDQHAKRFAREDDDSLDAYFHSKDHIATSLDGLPGLPLPLPPTPARR, via the coding sequence ATGGGAAAGGTCCATGAGCGCATTGACGGTCGCTTGCGCGAGTTCATCGAGTCTCAGCACATCTTCTTCACCGCCACCGCGCCTCTGACCGGCGACGGCAAGGTCAATCTGTCCCCGAAGGGTTTGGCCGGGTCGCTCGCGATCCTCGACGAGGTGACCCTCGCCTATCTCGATTTCGCCGGTAGTAATGCCGAGACCATCGCCCACCTGCGCGAGAACGGTCGCATCACGTTGATGTGGTGTGCCTTCCAGGGGCCGCCCAACATCGTTCGGGTGCACGGACGGGGAGAGCCGGTGTTCCGTGACGACCCCCGGTGGGACGGGTTGATGGCCCGCTTTCCCGACATCGACACCAGCCTGCACGGTCACCGGGCCATCATCGTGGTGCACGCCGACCTGATCCGGGACTCGTGCGGGTTCGCCGTGCCTCTGATGACCTACGACGATGATCGTGACCAGCATGCCAAACGGTTCGCGCGCGAGGACGATGACTCGCTCGACGCCTATTTCCACAGCAAGGACCACATCGCGACGAGCCTCGACGGGCTGCCAGGCCTGCCGCTGCCGTTGCCGCCGACACCCGCGCGCCGCTGA
- a CDS encoding GNAT family N-acetyltransferase, which produces MRLELVTKDNVHKVCKVKVHPHQEVFVAPVAKSLAEAYVYPDAAWPRAIVDGDRIVGFVMVAIQPDDPIEAYRFCLWRLIIDADEQGKGYGRFAVQAVAEEGRRRGIGQLHSTWHPGDGGPEEFYVRLGFVLTGEVLDDETVGVLQL; this is translated from the coding sequence ATGCGGCTGGAACTCGTCACCAAGGACAACGTGCACAAGGTCTGCAAGGTCAAGGTGCACCCCCATCAGGAGGTGTTCGTCGCTCCGGTCGCCAAGTCGCTGGCCGAGGCCTACGTCTACCCCGACGCCGCCTGGCCGCGCGCGATCGTCGACGGTGATCGCATCGTCGGGTTCGTGATGGTCGCGATCCAGCCCGACGATCCGATCGAGGCCTACCGGTTCTGCCTGTGGCGCCTCATCATCGACGCCGACGAGCAGGGCAAGGGCTACGGGCGGTTCGCGGTGCAGGCGGTCGCCGAGGAGGGCCGTCGGCGCGGCATCGGGCAGCTGCACAGCACCTGGCACCCCGGCGACGGCGGGCCGGAGGAGTTCTACGTGCGGCTGGGCTTCGTCCTCACCGGCGAGGTGCTCGACGACGAGACGGTCGGCGTACTCCAGCTCTGA
- a CDS encoding GNAT family N-acetyltransferase, whose protein sequence is MTTERLELREFTYELAEQIVAGEREDTWAADYPTGGDVVVAQHVLRAQLRGEWVPYQLVLRESGTVIGGAGYHGPPNVEGTVEVGYGVAVSHQGRGYATEATRALVERAIELGAHRVVAHTDGSNAASRQVLENLGFALVRAEPQVEDGYYYMLTF, encoded by the coding sequence ATGACGACCGAGCGGCTCGAACTGCGCGAGTTCACCTACGAGCTCGCCGAGCAGATCGTCGCGGGCGAGCGCGAGGACACCTGGGCGGCCGACTACCCGACCGGCGGCGACGTCGTGGTCGCGCAGCACGTGCTGCGGGCGCAGCTGCGCGGTGAGTGGGTGCCCTACCAGCTCGTCCTGCGCGAGTCCGGCACCGTCATCGGCGGTGCCGGCTACCACGGCCCGCCCAACGTCGAGGGAACGGTCGAGGTCGGCTACGGGGTCGCGGTGTCACACCAGGGCCGGGGGTACGCGACCGAGGCGACCCGGGCGCTGGTGGAGCGGGCGATCGAGCTGGGTGCGCACCGGGTCGTGGCGCACACCGACGGGAGCAACGCCGCGAGCCGGCAGGTGCTGGAGAACCTGGGCTTCGCACTGGTCCGCGCCGAACCTCAGGTGGAGGACGGCTACTACTACATGCTGACGTTCTGA
- a CDS encoding VOC family protein, producing the protein MTGRVVHFEIPADDLARAQDFYREAFGWNIVSMPELQYTMVSTTPIDEQGMPTEPGAINGGMLARQSPITNPVITIDVEDMDAAIDKLERAGGTLVRKPQAVGTMGIAAYFTDPEGNTLGLWQTTSS; encoded by the coding sequence ATGACTGGACGCGTGGTGCACTTCGAGATTCCCGCGGACGACCTCGCCCGCGCGCAGGACTTCTACCGTGAGGCGTTCGGGTGGAACATCGTGTCGATGCCCGAGCTGCAATACACCATGGTCAGCACGACGCCGATCGACGAGCAGGGCATGCCGACGGAGCCGGGCGCGATCAACGGCGGCATGCTGGCCCGGCAGTCGCCGATCACGAACCCCGTCATCACGATCGACGTCGAGGACATGGATGCCGCGATCGACAAGCTGGAACGCGCCGGCGGCACCCTCGTCCGCAAGCCGCAGGCGGTCGGCACCATGGGCATCGCCGCCTACTTCACCGACCCCGAGGGCAACACGCTGGGCCTCTGGCAGACCACCAGCTCCTGA
- a CDS encoding phosphotransferase family protein translates to MVRPEYALTPAVRAALPELPWHLPAQRLGLGEESAAYRLGDVVVRVGPVWRTDAEILWFGELAATARTFVPEAIAPLRAPVRVGGHPVTVWPFVEGEPTRRGNPQSRAQAARILAGIHAALATAPGTRVTAMTQADAADLHDPELDAWIAEFDRAGGRVQALHGDFWPGNSLTSADGRIVAVLDWDDAWVQRRERELAHAAWEWGDGLDTGSLDGVREFLAAYGEHGLDEVALRQLIRERLRFEIRYARSRPEVLDDDDLVYHADQAAAFHALRPS, encoded by the coding sequence GTGGTTCGGCCCGAGTACGCGTTGACGCCCGCCGTCCGGGCCGCCCTGCCGGAGCTGCCGTGGCACCTGCCCGCGCAGCGGCTCGGGCTGGGGGAGGAGTCCGCCGCCTACCGGCTCGGGGACGTCGTGGTGCGGGTGGGGCCGGTGTGGCGTACCGATGCGGAGATCTTGTGGTTTGGAGAGCTCGCGGCGACGGCCCGGACGTTCGTGCCGGAGGCGATCGCGCCGCTGCGGGCGCCCGTGCGCGTCGGCGGGCACCCGGTCACGGTGTGGCCGTTCGTCGAGGGCGAGCCGACCCGGCGCGGAAACCCGCAGTCCAGGGCGCAGGCGGCGCGGATCCTCGCCGGGATCCACGCGGCGCTCGCCACCGCGCCCGGGACGCGGGTGACCGCGATGACACAGGCCGACGCGGCCGACCTCCACGATCCGGAGCTCGACGCCTGGATCGCGGAGTTCGACCGGGCGGGCGGCCGCGTCCAGGCGCTGCACGGCGACTTCTGGCCCGGCAACTCCCTGACCAGCGCCGACGGGCGGATCGTCGCGGTCCTGGACTGGGACGACGCGTGGGTGCAGCGCCGCGAACGGGAGCTCGCCCACGCGGCGTGGGAGTGGGGCGACGGACTCGATACGGGCAGCCTGGACGGGGTGCGGGAGTTCCTCGCCGCCTACGGTGAGCACGGGCTCGACGAGGTGGCGCTGCGGCAGCTCATCCGGGAGCGGCTGCGGTTCGAGATCCGCTACGCGCGCAGCCGCCCCGAGGTCCTCGACGACGACGATCTCGTCTACCACGCCGACCAGGCTGCGGCATTCCACGCGCTCCGGCCGTCGTGA
- a CDS encoding succinate dehydrogenase/fumarate reductase iron-sulfur subunit: protein MKLTLRIWRQETPQVKGRMVTYPMDDVSPDMSFLEMLDVLNERLTLDGQEPVAFDHDCREGICGACSLVINGVPHGPEKATTTCQLHMRHFTDGETVDIEPWRARAFPVVKDLVVDRSAFDRIIAAGGYISAPTGSAPDAHATPVPKPDADAAFEAATCIGCGACVAACPNGSGMLFTAAKITHLGLVPQGQPERDSRVLDMVATHDEEGFGGCTNTGECTSVCPKGIPLSAIAGLNKDYLHALRARS, encoded by the coding sequence GTGAAGTTGACACTGCGCATCTGGCGCCAGGAGACCCCGCAGGTCAAGGGCAGGATGGTGACCTACCCGATGGACGACGTGTCGCCGGACATGTCGTTCCTGGAGATGCTCGACGTCCTCAACGAGCGGCTCACCCTCGACGGACAGGAGCCGGTCGCCTTCGACCACGACTGCCGCGAGGGCATCTGCGGCGCGTGCTCGCTGGTGATCAACGGCGTACCGCACGGACCGGAGAAGGCGACCACCACCTGCCAGCTGCACATGCGGCACTTCACCGACGGCGAGACCGTCGACATCGAGCCATGGCGGGCGCGGGCGTTCCCGGTCGTGAAGGACCTCGTCGTGGACCGGTCGGCGTTCGACCGGATCATCGCCGCCGGCGGCTACATCAGCGCCCCGACCGGATCCGCGCCCGACGCGCACGCGACGCCGGTGCCCAAGCCCGACGCGGACGCGGCGTTCGAGGCCGCGACCTGCATCGGCTGCGGCGCCTGCGTGGCGGCGTGCCCCAACGGGTCCGGGATGCTCTTCACCGCCGCGAAGATCACCCACCTGGGCCTGGTGCCGCAGGGCCAGCCCGAACGCGACTCGCGGGTCCTCGACATGGTCGCCACCCACGACGAGGAGGGCTTCGGCGGCTGCACCAACACCGGCGAGTGCACCAGCGTCTGCCCCAAGGGAATCCCCCTGTCGGCGATAGCGGGCCTGAACAAGGACTACCTGCACGCCCTGCGCGCCCGCTCCTGA
- a CDS encoding fumarate reductase/succinate dehydrogenase flavoprotein subunit, translating to MDTYYTDGDPIADGKAPQGPIEDRWERRRFEAKLVNPANKRKLTVIVVGTGLAGGSAAATLGELGYQVKSYCFQDSPRRAHSIAAQGGINAAKNYRNDGDSVHRLFYDTVKGGDFRSRESNVHRLAQISTEIIDQCVAQGVPFAREYGGLLDTRSFGGAQVSRTFYARGQTGQQLLLGAYQALERQIAAGTVQMNSRHEMLELIVVDGKARGIVVRDLVTGEVTTEFADAVVLASGGYGNVFFLSTNAKGCNVTAAWRAHRHGALFANPCYTQIHPTCIPVSGDHQSKLTLMSESLRNDGRVWVPKRAGDDRAPGAIGEDERDYYLERIYPAFGNLVPRDIASRAAKNVCDEGRGVGPGGLGVYLDFAAAIGRLGRDAVEAKYGNLFEMYERITGEDPYTVPMRIYPAVHYTMGGLWVDYDLQSTIPGLFVIGEANFSDHGANRLGASALMQGLADGYFVLPNTIGDYLAAGPFPKIDADTPEVAAARRIVEDRITRLLAVNGDRTVDSFHRELGRIMWEYCGMERTDEGLRKAIGMIRDLKAEFWQRVRVPGGEEGFNQSLERAGRVLDFFELGELMCIDALHRTESCGGHFRAESQTDEGEAQRDDENFSYVAAWEYTGGDPILHKEDLVFDYVHPSQRSYK from the coding sequence ATGGACACCTACTACACCGACGGCGACCCGATCGCGGACGGCAAGGCGCCGCAGGGCCCGATCGAGGACCGCTGGGAGCGGCGCCGGTTCGAGGCGAAGCTCGTCAACCCGGCCAACAAACGCAAGCTCACCGTCATCGTCGTCGGCACCGGACTGGCCGGGGGATCAGCAGCGGCGACCCTGGGCGAGCTCGGCTACCAGGTGAAGAGCTACTGCTTCCAGGACAGCCCCCGGCGGGCGCACTCGATCGCCGCGCAGGGTGGCATCAACGCGGCGAAGAACTACCGCAACGACGGTGACAGCGTGCACCGCCTCTTCTACGACACCGTCAAGGGCGGCGACTTCCGCAGCCGCGAGTCCAACGTGCACCGCCTCGCCCAGATCTCCACCGAGATCATCGACCAGTGCGTGGCGCAGGGGGTGCCGTTCGCCCGCGAGTACGGCGGCCTTCTCGACACCCGCTCCTTCGGCGGCGCCCAGGTGTCGCGGACCTTCTACGCCCGGGGCCAGACCGGTCAGCAGCTGCTGCTCGGGGCGTACCAGGCATTGGAGCGGCAGATCGCGGCCGGGACCGTGCAGATGAACTCCCGCCACGAGATGCTGGAGCTGATCGTCGTGGACGGCAAGGCGCGCGGCATCGTCGTGCGCGACCTCGTCACCGGGGAGGTCACCACCGAGTTCGCCGACGCCGTCGTGCTCGCCTCCGGCGGCTACGGCAACGTGTTCTTCCTGTCCACCAACGCCAAGGGCTGCAACGTCACCGCCGCCTGGCGGGCGCACCGGCACGGTGCGCTGTTCGCGAATCCCTGCTACACGCAGATCCACCCCACCTGCATCCCGGTCTCCGGCGACCACCAGTCGAAGCTGACCCTGATGAGCGAGTCGCTGCGCAACGACGGCCGGGTCTGGGTGCCCAAGCGCGCCGGCGACGACCGCGCCCCCGGTGCGATCGGCGAGGACGAGCGCGACTACTACCTGGAGCGGATCTACCCCGCCTTCGGCAACCTGGTGCCCCGCGACATCGCCTCGCGCGCGGCGAAGAACGTCTGCGACGAGGGACGCGGCGTCGGTCCCGGCGGGCTCGGCGTCTACCTCGACTTCGCCGCCGCCATCGGCCGCCTCGGCCGCGACGCCGTCGAAGCCAAGTACGGCAACCTCTTCGAGATGTACGAGCGGATCACCGGCGAGGACCCCTACACGGTGCCGATGCGGATCTACCCCGCCGTGCACTACACGATGGGCGGCCTGTGGGTCGACTACGACCTCCAGTCCACGATCCCGGGCCTGTTCGTCATCGGCGAGGCGAACTTCTCCGACCACGGCGCCAACCGGCTCGGCGCGTCCGCGCTGATGCAGGGCCTCGCCGACGGGTACTTCGTCCTCCCCAACACCATCGGCGACTACCTCGCCGCCGGGCCGTTCCCGAAGATCGACGCCGACACCCCCGAGGTCGCCGCAGCCCGCCGCATCGTCGAGGACCGGATCACCCGGCTGCTCGCCGTCAACGGCGACCGCACGGTCGACTCCTTCCACCGCGAACTCGGCCGCATCATGTGGGAGTACTGCGGCATGGAGCGCACCGACGAGGGCCTGCGCAAGGCGATCGGCATGATCCGCGACCTGAAGGCCGAGTTCTGGCAGCGGGTGCGTGTTCCGGGCGGCGAGGAGGGCTTCAACCAGTCCCTCGAACGCGCCGGCCGGGTCCTGGACTTCTTCGAGCTCGGCGAGCTGATGTGCATCGACGCCCTGCACCGCACGGAGAGCTGCGGCGGGCACTTCCGCGCCGAGTCGCAGACCGACGAGGGCGAGGCCCAGCGCGACGACGAGAACTTCTCCTACGTCGCGGCCTGGGAGTACACCGGCGGCGACCCGATCCTGCACAAAGAGGACCTGGTCTTCGACTACGTCCACCCGAGCCAGCGGAGCTACAAGTGA
- a CDS encoding succinate dehydrogenase cytochrome b subunit: MVVASPPRARAAVPLPPRATRPTPGRSTVALKALMAGTGLLLVGFLLAHMAGNLKIFVGGEAFDHYAHWLRGLGSPVLPETGYLWLQRTVLSLAVVGHIWAATVLTVRAKKARPVRYAHRKPVQGSYAARTMRWGGVIVLAFIVWHILDLTVGAVNPVGDPAHPFANVVADFAPSRWYITAFYALSIILLGFHLRHGVWSALQTLGVSNARRQRALKGVALALAVVLVVGYLSVPFAVMTGLVK, translated from the coding sequence GTGGTAGTAGCTTCCCCGCCCCGCGCCAGGGCCGCCGTTCCCCTCCCGCCCCGGGCCACCCGGCCCACGCCGGGACGCTCCACCGTCGCGCTCAAAGCCCTCATGGCCGGCACCGGACTGCTGCTCGTCGGGTTCCTGCTCGCGCACATGGCCGGCAACCTGAAGATCTTCGTCGGCGGCGAGGCGTTCGACCACTACGCGCACTGGCTGCGCGGGCTCGGCTCGCCGGTGCTGCCCGAGACCGGCTACCTGTGGCTGCAGCGGACGGTGCTGTCCCTCGCGGTCGTCGGCCACATCTGGGCCGCGACCGTCCTCACGGTCCGCGCGAAGAAGGCCCGACCCGTCCGGTACGCACACCGCAAGCCGGTCCAGGGCAGCTACGCCGCTCGTACCATGCGCTGGGGCGGGGTCATCGTCCTGGCCTTCATCGTGTGGCACATCCTGGACCTCACGGTCGGTGCGGTGAACCCGGTGGGTGACCCGGCGCACCCGTTCGCCAACGTCGTGGCCGACTTCGCGCCGAGCCGCTGGTACATCACCGCGTTCTACGCCCTCTCGATCATCCTGCTCGGGTTCCACCTGCGCCACGGCGTGTGGAGCGCCCTGCAGACCCTCGGCGTCAGCAACGCCCGCCGCCAGCGCGCCCTCAAGGGCGTGGCGCTGGCGCTGGCCGTGGTGCTCGTCGTCGGCTACCTCTCCGTGCCCTTCGCAGTGATGACGGGATTGGTGAAATAG
- a CDS encoding DUF4037 domain-containing protein yields the protein MTGAGPGISLAERFYREAVAPLLGRVPHGAALLGDGSEVLGFDDGVSTDHDFGPRVQLFLPPGTDPAPVHRLLGGLPERFEGFPVAYVDTDSHDGQPSHQVEVTTAAAFFAARTGTDPADGMGVADWLLTPTQILGSLTAGEVFADPDRALEIRRAALSWYPDDVWRYALAAGWLRIAQEEAFTGRTGSTGDDLGSRVVAARLVRDLMRLAFLAERRWAPYGKWFGRAFAGLPVAASLTGTLDTALAATDWREREHALAAAACVVAAATNELGLCPPVDPSPRRYYTRDIEVVGADRFTVALTAAITDPVLRGVLDRLGHRHGGPVGTLPGTVDQAVDSADILCHPDRCRALAPVLGLV from the coding sequence ATGACAGGGGCGGGGCCGGGCATCAGCCTGGCGGAGCGGTTCTACCGGGAGGCCGTCGCGCCGCTGCTCGGCCGGGTGCCGCACGGGGCGGCGCTGCTCGGGGACGGGTCGGAGGTGCTCGGCTTCGACGACGGCGTCTCCACCGACCACGACTTCGGACCGCGCGTCCAGCTCTTCCTGCCGCCCGGCACCGATCCCGCCCCGGTCCACCGGCTCCTGGGAGGCCTGCCGGAGCGGTTCGAGGGGTTCCCGGTCGCGTACGTCGACACCGACAGCCACGACGGGCAGCCGTCCCATCAGGTCGAGGTCACCACCGCCGCCGCGTTCTTCGCCGCGCGGACCGGTACCGACCCGGCCGACGGGATGGGCGTCGCGGACTGGCTGCTCACACCCACCCAGATCCTCGGCTCGCTCACCGCCGGGGAGGTCTTCGCCGACCCGGACCGCGCCCTTGAGATCCGGCGTGCCGCCCTGAGCTGGTACCCCGACGACGTGTGGCGGTACGCCCTCGCCGCCGGGTGGCTGCGGATCGCGCAGGAGGAGGCGTTCACCGGGCGCACCGGCAGCACCGGCGACGACCTCGGCTCCCGCGTCGTCGCGGCGAGGCTGGTCCGGGACCTGATGCGCCTGGCGTTCCTCGCCGAGCGCCGCTGGGCGCCTTACGGCAAGTGGTTCGGGCGGGCCTTCGCCGGACTGCCCGTCGCCGCGAGCCTCACCGGCACCCTCGACACCGCGCTCGCGGCCACTGACTGGCGCGAACGCGAGCACGCCCTGGCCGCAGCAGCCTGCGTCGTCGCGGCCGCCACCAACGAGCTGGGCCTGTGCCCGCCGGTCGACCCGTCGCCGCGCCGCTACTACACCCGCGACATCGAGGTCGTCGGCGCGGACCGGTTCACCGTCGCGCTCACCGCCGCCATCACCGACCCGGTGCTGCGGGGCGTCCTGGACCGGCTCGGACATCGGCACGGCGGCCCGGTCGGCACCCTGCCCGGCACCGTCGACCAGGCCGTCGACTCCGCCGACATCCTGTGCCACCCCGACCGCTGCCGGGCGCTCGCGCCCGTGCTCGGCCTGGTGTGA
- a CDS encoding nucleoside triphosphate pyrophosphohydrolase family protein, whose translation MTEQSTVDFSAYQQAAARTGAPIATDHPIVYPTLGLVNEAGEVAGKVKKIFRDRAGVVTDADRDALTMELGDVLWYLSELCTRLGIRLEDVAARNIAKLADRQARGVLHGDGDLR comes from the coding sequence GTGACAGAGCAGAGCACCGTCGACTTCAGCGCCTATCAGCAGGCCGCCGCCCGCACCGGGGCGCCGATCGCGACCGACCACCCCATCGTCTATCCCACCCTGGGGCTGGTCAACGAGGCCGGCGAGGTGGCCGGGAAGGTGAAGAAGATCTTCCGGGACCGCGCCGGAGTCGTCACCGACGCCGACCGGGATGCCCTGACCATGGAGCTGGGCGATGTCCTGTGGTACCTGTCGGAGCTGTGCACCCGGCTCGGCATCCGGCTGGAGGACGTCGCCGCGCGCAACATCGCCAAGCTCGCCGACCGGCAGGCCCGCGGAGTCCTGCACGGCGACGGCGATCTGCGGTGA